A window of Nitrospirota bacterium genomic DNA:
TAGAACGGTGGGGATTTCTCCTCTCAGGATATAACGGAGGCTGGAGGTGGGTTATCAGAGACAGGATGTATGCTGAGGAGAAAGGTGCAGATAAAAACAAGTGGTTTGGACATGTGGAGAGGCATTCAAAGAGGAATAGAGTCGCTTTTAAAGAGAACAGAAACTACCCGAGGGCAATTCTGTTCAAATGGAGGAGATTGTATGAATAAAAGAAGTTCAAAACTCAAAACTCAAAATTCAAAGTTTGAAGTTAAAAGTTTAAGGCTAAATTTCAAAAAAATCGGGATCGTCACACTCATACTGGTAGTTCTTTATGTGGCTCTCTGGGGGTGGTATAGACCTTCAGGGGTCTACGAAAACTACATTCCTGTGAAGGTTCCTAAATACATCCAGAGGATAAAGACAGTGGAGGTTCCTGTTGAAAAAGTTGTAGCTCTTGAGAAGAAAGAAGTAGCAGATAAACTTGGATTACCGAAATCGGTGGAAGGAAATCCTGAAAAGCAGGTATTGACTGCAGGAGAGGTGCCACCCCATGAGGGGAAGACTACAGTTACAGCGGTAATGGATACTAAGACCGGTATCACCCAATTGCTCCAGAGACAGGAGAGACCTCCCTTGATAGCTATGAGGAATGAATTTGAGATCGGCATAGATTATGGCATAGGAAACAGGGCAAACTTCCAGTTATTTGCCAATTATGATGCCATAAGAATCGGAAAGGTGCATCTTGGACTTCACGGGCAGATAAATCAGAGGGGGGATTACATGGCATCGGTTAGATTAAGTTATAGGTGGTAAGCTCTAAAGGATTGAAGGGATAAGGATTAAAAGGATAAGCTTAATCCTTATCCCTTACCCCTTTAATCCTTTGTTTCTGTCACTGTCTCAATAACTGCATCTATCACATTACTCACATCTTTCTCTGACATCGTTGGATGTATAGGTAGTGATATCGCACTTTCATATAACTTCATGGCATTAGGAAAATCTTCCAGGATATATCCGTATGTATCTCTGTAATATGGGTGAATGTGAAGTGGCATACAGTGGATGAAGGCATCGATGTTTTTAGCAGTAAGAGTCTTTATAAATTCATCTCTGTTAATCTTGAGCCTATCGAGATCAAGTAGGATTATATAAAGATGCCAGCTATGCTGGACCTCTGAATCCACATGGGGAGTCTTTATTTCAGGTATCTCTTTGAATGCTGCATTATATATCATTGCGATATTATTTCTTTTTCTGTGGAGGTCATCGCATCTTTTTAACTGGTGTATACCTATGGACGCATATATGTCTGGAAGCATATATTCATAGCCCGGATAGCGAATTTCATAGCGCAGATTTCTATTTATTCCATGCTGCCTCATCATCTTTATTCTTTCAGCGAATTTTTCATTCTCGGTAGCAATCATTCCTCCTATTGATTCCAATGGATTATTTAAAGGATAAAACCCGAAACAGGTAATATCTCCAATTGTTCCCACCATTTTCCCTTTATATCTGGATGGCAGTGCGTGTGATGCATCCCCTATCACATGCAATCTGTAATGCATAGCGATCTCCATTATCCTTTCCATGTCGCAGGGATGACCTGCATGGTGGACAGGGATTATCGCCCTTGTTTTATGAGTAATATGCTCTTCTATCTTATCAGGATCAATGTTAAAAGTATCGAGATTGCAGTCAATAAATATAGGGACTGCCTTGAAATATGTTATAACTGCTGCCGTAGGTGGTAAGGTAAATGGTGAGGTAATAACCTCGCCCCCTTCTTTTAATCCGATTGCATCCAATGCAAGGTGAAGCGCCGCTGTATATGAGTTGACCGCAATGCTATAACTGCATCCTATGTATCTTGCAAAATCCTGCTCAAGTCTGAGGGGTTTTTCGCCGTTTTCTAAATTTGGAAGGTTTTTCAATCTTTTTGTTTTCATCACCTTCTCTATCTTTTTTCTTTTTCTTATACTTTTTACATGAAGTGTTGCATTGCCGTAATGGAAGGTCACATTTATTGAAGTTCTCACAATTCAACAGGACCATTAAATATTCCTTTTTTTGTCCCTATATACACTTAATGGTTGTATTTGTCAAGGATAAAATGCTCCTAACATGTTGTATTTTAAAAATAATCCGCTCTCCGAATACCATTTTTATAGTTGGTTTACTATTTATTGAGTGTATTGTTTCTGATTTATACACTTCAAGAATGGTAGAAAATGGCATATTGATATGATAGGCTTGATTACAAGTTTTACCCCGCACCCAGAAAGCCCCGCCTTTTAGGCGGGGTAAAAAATATAGCAAGGGTGGGGTTTAAAGCCCCACCCGCTCAGTCCTCGCACCCCGCGAAAGTGGGGTGCGGGGTTTACATTGTAAGGATGAAGAAAATTTGCTATGAGAACGAGTAAAGAGATTGGAGAGAGGATAAAGAAAAGGAGAAGAGAACTCCGAATGTCCCAGGAGAAGCTGGCTGAGAAACTCGGTGTGACATATCAGCAGGTTCAGAGATATGAAAAAGGAACTAACAAACTCAATGCCGAGAAACTACAGCAAATTGCAGAGATACTCCTTGTACCCTTATCATATTTTTTTAGTGACCTACCAGAAGGAACTATCTTAGAAGAGCAGACTGCCTATTTACCTGCCGATGAAGGGATGCTTCTGAATTACTTTCGCAGGATAAAGAGCGAAGAGATTAAACAAGTTGTCCTTAAGGTCGCAGAACTCGCCTCAGAAGGTAAGGTTTAGTTTTTCTTGACAAAGAAACCTAACCGGATCCCCAAAAAGTCTTTTTGGACTTTTTGGGG
This region includes:
- a CDS encoding DegT/DnrJ/EryC1/StrS family aminotransferase translates to MRTSINVTFHYGNATLHVKSIRKRKKIEKVMKTKRLKNLPNLENGEKPLRLEQDFARYIGCSYSIAVNSYTAALHLALDAIGLKEGGEVITSPFTLPPTAAVITYFKAVPIFIDCNLDTFNIDPDKIEEHITHKTRAIIPVHHAGHPCDMERIMEIAMHYRLHVIGDASHALPSRYKGKMVGTIGDITCFGFYPLNNPLESIGGMIATENEKFAERIKMMRQHGINRNLRYEIRYPGYEYMLPDIYASIGIHQLKRCDDLHRKRNNIAMIYNAAFKEIPEIKTPHVDSEVQHSWHLYIILLDLDRLKINRDEFIKTLTAKNIDAFIHCMPLHIHPYYRDTYGYILEDFPNAMKLYESAISLPIHPTMSEKDVSNVIDAVIETVTETKD
- a CDS encoding helix-turn-helix transcriptional regulator, whose translation is MRTSKEIGERIKKRRRELRMSQEKLAEKLGVTYQQVQRYEKGTNKLNAEKLQQIAEILLVPLSYFFSDLPEGTILEEQTAYLPADEGMLLNYFRRIKSEEIKQVVLKVAELASEGKV